Proteins found in one Acinetobacter sp. XH1741 genomic segment:
- a CDS encoding aromatic ring-hydroxylating dioxygenase subunit alpha: MNSIIPTHNIGIDYDALVQSDRAHTSLYKDERIFDEEMEKIFYSTWVWVAHASEIPEGGSYKTINIGKQPVVVVRDRKKKVHVLLNRCRHRAATVCEHKKGKTNSFVCPYHGWSYALDGSLRGVPSPESYGDCLDKSELPLVSLRVEEYNGMIFASFKEDIQPLEEFLGPAKKWIDLFMKQGAGYPIKVLGEHRFRFPGNWKIQLENTTDAYHFPLVHKSFLSSVDEKTEELFNFENQPGFVEDLGNGHSVMVMIPDLVDLEEDLMERPIQERFEDLAQALRDEGHEELEVRRIVRAVGGSGFNLNLFPNIACSMAFFRVLQPISVAETEIHHSVITMDGGPQIANQYRLRLHEHFQGPFGFGTPDDSEAWERVQHGANAGNNLWIMLNRGLPGEVKTEDGLKSDVSAETGMRAAYQQWKKMMTA; encoded by the coding sequence ATGAACAGTATTATCCCAACGCATAACATTGGCATTGATTACGATGCTTTGGTTCAAAGTGACCGTGCTCATACTTCTCTTTATAAAGATGAACGCATTTTTGATGAAGAAATGGAAAAAATCTTTTATAGCACTTGGGTGTGGGTTGCACATGCGAGCGAAATTCCGGAAGGCGGAAGCTATAAAACGATTAATATTGGTAAACAGCCTGTGGTTGTGGTGCGTGACCGTAAAAAGAAAGTCCATGTACTTTTAAACCGTTGCCGTCATCGTGCAGCAACTGTATGTGAACATAAAAAAGGAAAAACCAACAGTTTTGTATGTCCGTATCATGGTTGGAGTTATGCACTTGATGGTAGTTTACGTGGTGTACCATCTCCGGAAAGTTATGGTGATTGTTTAGATAAGTCTGAATTACCGTTGGTGAGCCTACGCGTAGAAGAATATAACGGCATGATCTTCGCTTCATTTAAAGAAGACATTCAACCGCTTGAAGAGTTCCTTGGGCCAGCAAAAAAATGGATTGACCTGTTTATGAAACAAGGTGCGGGTTATCCAATTAAGGTATTGGGTGAACACCGTTTCCGTTTTCCGGGTAACTGGAAAATCCAGCTTGAAAATACCACCGATGCATATCACTTCCCGTTGGTACACAAGTCATTCTTAAGTTCTGTCGATGAAAAGACAGAAGAACTCTTTAACTTCGAAAACCAACCGGGTTTTGTTGAAGATTTAGGAAATGGTCACAGTGTGATGGTGATGATTCCTGATCTAGTCGATTTAGAAGAAGACTTAATGGAGCGACCAATTCAAGAGCGTTTTGAAGACTTGGCTCAAGCACTGCGTGATGAAGGTCATGAAGAATTAGAAGTACGCCGTATTGTTCGTGCAGTCGGTGGTTCTGGCTTTAACTTAAATTTATTCCCGAATATTGCATGTTCGATGGCGTTCTTTCGTGTGTTACAGCCAATTTCAGTTGCTGAAACAGAAATTCATCACTCGGTAATTACGATGGATGGTGGTCCGCAAATTGCCAACCAATATCGCTTACGTTTGCATGAACATTTCCAAGGCCCATTTGGCTTTGGTACGCCAGATGACTCAGAAGCTTGGGAGCGCGTACAACACGGCGCCAATGCTGGTAATAATTTATGGATCATGTTGAACCGTGGTTTACCAGGTGAAGTCAAAACCGAAGATGGTTTAAAAAGTGATGTCAGTGCTGAAACAGGTATGCGTGCTGCCTATCAGCAGTGGAAAAAGATGATGACGGCTTAA
- a CDS encoding aromatic-ring-hydroxylating dioxygenase subunit beta, with the protein MNMNLQLLNEVTAFIWAEADMLDHSEYREWLNLWNEKGVYIIPIDPNLTDYENNLNYAYDDNHMRTLRVERLENGEAISTAPKANTVRSVSRVRIVQDQDDEIILRCAQNLREFRKENLKHYTADITYHLTRDATTGFKINRKIINLVNSTDTLAGISYIL; encoded by the coding sequence ATGAATATGAATCTGCAATTATTAAATGAAGTCACTGCTTTCATCTGGGCTGAAGCTGACATGTTAGACCACAGCGAATACCGTGAATGGCTCAATTTATGGAATGAAAAGGGTGTTTATATTATTCCTATTGACCCAAATCTTACGGACTACGAAAACAACTTAAATTATGCCTATGACGATAATCATATGCGTACTTTACGTGTAGAACGTCTAGAAAATGGTGAAGCGATTTCTACAGCACCGAAAGCAAATACTGTGCGTAGTGTCTCTCGTGTACGCATTGTTCAAGACCAAGATGATGAAATCATTTTACGTTGTGCTCAAAACTTACGTGAATTCCGTAAAGAAAACCTCAAGCATTACACCGCAGATATTACTTACCATTTGACTCGTGATGCGACTACAGGTTTTAAGATTAACCGTAAAATCATTAATTTGGTTAATTCGACCGATACCTTAGCCGGTATTAGCTACATTCTTTAG
- a CDS encoding SDR family oxidoreductase produces MIQVVLVTGAASGLGNVIAEYFASQGHQVILSASTLEKAENAKAQSQYAQNMFPLKLDISVEADFHAAVQWIEEKFSKLDVLINNATVTKATPVLEITAADFDWVTQVNQRGTFQACQIIGQYMAKKGYGRIINMASLAGQNGGTATGAHYAATKGAIVTLTKIFAKEFAAKGVTVNAVAPGPMESPIVHSVVPDEKMEQFIQNIPVKALGSMHFIAETCGLLASPNAGFVTGATWDINGGLFMR; encoded by the coding sequence ATGATACAGGTTGTTTTAGTGACAGGGGCTGCTTCTGGACTCGGTAATGTCATTGCAGAATATTTTGCGAGCCAAGGCCATCAAGTGATTTTGTCAGCCAGTACGCTGGAAAAAGCCGAAAATGCCAAGGCACAAAGTCAGTATGCCCAAAATATGTTTCCCTTGAAATTAGATATTTCTGTCGAAGCAGATTTTCATGCGGCGGTGCAGTGGATTGAAGAGAAGTTTTCTAAACTTGATGTGTTGATTAACAATGCCACCGTCACCAAAGCAACGCCAGTATTAGAAATTACCGCAGCGGACTTTGATTGGGTGACCCAAGTCAACCAACGCGGTACCTTTCAAGCTTGTCAAATTATTGGCCAATATATGGCTAAAAAGGGCTATGGACGCATCATTAATATGGCGTCTTTAGCGGGACAAAATGGTGGTACTGCAACGGGTGCGCACTATGCAGCAACCAAAGGTGCCATTGTGACGTTAACCAAAATCTTTGCCAAAGAGTTTGCGGCAAAAGGGGTAACGGTCAATGCGGTTGCACCGGGACCGATGGAGTCACCGATTGTTCATAGTGTAGTGCCAGACGAAAAAATGGAACAGTTCATCCAAAATATTCCGGTTAAAGCCTTAGGAAGTATGCATTTTATTGCCGAAACGTGTGGCTTACTTGCGAGTCCAAATGCGGGGTTTGTGACTGGTGCAACATGGGATATTAACGGTGGTTTATTCATGCGTTAA
- a CDS encoding PDR/VanB family oxidoreductase, giving the protein MTTLYDVVVKNRHVEGGNIAVMEFESATSAALPKVEAGAHIDVHLPNGMVRQYSLCQNPNDEGKFRLGILRDPESRGGSVSAFDEIKDGMQIQVSEPKNLFPLLKAKHSVLIGGGIGITPLITMAYQLAHEGSSFELHYCGASPEHCAFVDEIKNGELAKYTTFHFKSEGASHRAFFESAIKNIDLESHIYTCGPIGFMDWVINLATTHNFPEQQIHKEYFQVETDTSGDSFEVVAERSGKIILVEAGETILQALAKEGIDIEMSCEQGVCGTCMCDVIEGEPDHRDVYFTDEEKASNEQILVCCSRSKTPRLVLDI; this is encoded by the coding sequence ATGACTACACTTTATGATGTTGTCGTTAAAAATCGCCATGTGGAAGGTGGAAATATTGCAGTCATGGAATTTGAATCTGCAACTTCTGCTGCATTGCCAAAGGTTGAAGCGGGTGCGCATATTGATGTGCACCTACCAAATGGTATGGTGCGCCAATACTCACTTTGCCAAAATCCAAATGACGAAGGTAAGTTTCGGCTGGGAATTTTGCGTGACCCTGAATCACGTGGTGGCTCAGTCTCGGCTTTTGATGAAATTAAAGATGGCATGCAAATTCAGGTCAGTGAACCAAAAAACTTATTTCCACTTTTAAAAGCCAAGCACAGTGTGTTGATTGGCGGTGGAATCGGGATTACGCCATTAATCACGATGGCCTATCAACTTGCACATGAAGGGTCATCATTTGAGCTTCATTACTGCGGCGCTAGCCCTGAACACTGTGCTTTTGTTGATGAAATTAAAAATGGTGAGTTAGCAAAATATACAACTTTCCATTTTAAATCTGAAGGTGCAAGCCACAGAGCGTTTTTTGAATCTGCCATTAAAAATATTGATCTTGAAAGCCATATTTACACGTGTGGACCTATCGGTTTTATGGACTGGGTGATTAATCTTGCCACGACTCACAATTTTCCTGAGCAGCAAATCCACAAAGAATATTTCCAAGTTGAAACTGATACTTCTGGAGATTCATTTGAGGTGGTGGCTGAGCGTAGCGGAAAAATTATTCTGGTTGAAGCAGGCGAAACCATTTTGCAGGCTTTGGCTAAAGAAGGCATCGACATTGAAATGTCTTGTGAGCAAGGCGTATGCGGAACTTGCATGTGCGATGTGATTGAAGGTGAACCTGATCATCGAGATGTTTATTTTACTGATGAAGAAAAAGCCAGCAATGAACAAATATTGGTGTGCTGTTCGCGTTCTAAAACACCGAGATTAGTTTTAGATATCTAA
- a CDS encoding p-hydroxyphenylacetate 3-hydroxylase reductase component: MMNVLQQIDEFTVDPLQFRRALGNFATGVTIVTAQNAQGEKVGVTANSFNSVSLDPPLILWSIDKKSSSFSVFEQATHFAVNILSGTQIELSNKFSRRNIDKFADTNFQLGAGSTPILENCSAVFECERYQVIEGGDHWIIIGKVVRFHDQGRSPLVYHQGAYSCVMPHPSLQVKQTEENGVDQTHYGHLYNNVCYLMSRAFKAYQTDYIPKQMASGFRTSESRLLLVLASGTASSKEDLPRDIAMPMQEVERSAEILKFEGLLVDHDNLYALTEKGKQTAQYLFDIADSHQNEVFKKYSDEQKDIFITMLRDFAGVA, encoded by the coding sequence ATGATGAATGTATTACAACAAATAGATGAGTTTACGGTCGATCCACTACAGTTCCGACGAGCATTAGGAAATTTTGCAACAGGCGTTACCATTGTTACTGCACAAAATGCACAAGGTGAGAAAGTCGGTGTAACCGCAAATAGTTTTAACTCGGTGTCGCTCGACCCACCGCTTATTTTGTGGAGTATTGATAAAAAATCTTCAAGTTTTTCAGTATTTGAGCAAGCAACACATTTTGCAGTCAATATTTTATCAGGCACGCAAATTGAGCTATCTAATAAGTTCTCTAGACGCAATATTGATAAATTTGCAGACACCAATTTTCAACTTGGTGCAGGAAGCACGCCCATTTTAGAAAATTGTTCTGCGGTGTTTGAGTGCGAACGTTATCAAGTGATTGAAGGTGGTGACCACTGGATTATTATTGGTAAAGTGGTTCGTTTCCATGACCAAGGTCGAAGCCCGTTGGTTTATCATCAAGGTGCATATTCTTGTGTCATGCCGCATCCAAGTCTTCAAGTTAAACAAACTGAAGAAAACGGCGTAGACCAAACACATTATGGGCATTTATATAACAATGTCTGCTACTTGATGAGCCGTGCTTTTAAAGCTTATCAAACCGACTATATTCCTAAACAAATGGCTTCTGGGTTCCGTACCAGTGAATCACGTCTCTTGCTCGTTTTGGCCAGTGGTACCGCTTCAAGTAAAGAAGATTTACCTCGAGATATTGCGATGCCAATGCAGGAAGTTGAAAGATCGGCTGAAATTTTAAAATTTGAAGGCTTATTGGTCGATCACGATAATTTGTATGCACTGACCGAAAAAGGTAAACAAACGGCGCAGTATTTATTTGATATTGCCGACAGCCACCAAAATGAAGTCTTTAAAAAATATTCTGATGAGCAAAAGGATATTTTTATTACCATGCTGCGAGACTTTGCTGGTGTAGCATAA
- the feaR gene encoding transcriptional regulator FeaR → MNQYVSDALLTWTHHIKSVCGNFETDFDGTRNLFIGEVQCFLLGDTEIAFIKNNANKIVRKADEIDRVNNRFCFLILQYSGKMLLEYKNETLSLNEGDIVLVDPVETISMYPQGLVSQISVHLSREKLLKENISTEYFGKLITQNMSGFLLKNILKNMSPENIKLWYATEDGNAFEDALIALIKPTINYKNINSSNNLMEKAERYIIENLAKPDLTPKLIAEHIGVSLRHLYRLFLQENLSINKYIQLKRLEKVKADLLDKRNKQSSITQIALKWGFWDGAHFSKIFKKTYGISPKEFREGISV, encoded by the coding sequence ATGAACCAATATGTAAGTGATGCATTACTCACATGGACGCACCATATTAAAAGTGTGTGTGGCAATTTTGAAACCGATTTTGACGGAACCCGTAATTTATTCATTGGTGAAGTTCAGTGCTTTTTATTGGGTGATACCGAAATTGCTTTTATCAAAAACAATGCCAATAAAATTGTCCGAAAAGCCGATGAAATCGACCGAGTGAATAATCGTTTTTGTTTTTTGATTTTGCAGTATTCGGGGAAAATGCTGCTTGAGTATAAAAATGAAACTCTAAGCTTGAATGAAGGTGATATTGTTTTGGTCGATCCGGTCGAAACCATTTCGATGTATCCGCAAGGCTTAGTCAGCCAGATTTCAGTACATCTATCGCGTGAAAAATTACTGAAAGAAAATATCAGTACCGAATACTTTGGAAAACTTATTACGCAAAATATGAGTGGTTTTTTACTTAAAAATATTTTGAAAAATATGTCTCCTGAAAACATCAAACTTTGGTATGCCACCGAAGATGGTAATGCTTTTGAAGATGCACTAATTGCCTTAATCAAACCGACTATTAATTATAAAAATATTAATAGCTCAAATAACCTAATGGAAAAGGCTGAGCGATATATTATTGAAAACTTAGCAAAACCAGATTTAACCCCTAAATTAATTGCAGAGCATATTGGTGTATCACTACGACATCTCTACCGGTTATTTCTGCAAGAAAACTTATCAATTAACAAATATATCCAGCTCAAACGTTTAGAAAAAGTCAAAGCAGATTTACTCGATAAAAGAAACAAACAAAGCTCAATTACCCAGATTGCCTTGAAGTGGGGTTTTTGGGACGGCGCTCATTTTTCAAAAATCTTCAAAAAGACTTACGGTATTTCTCCTAAAGAATTTAGAGAGGGTATATCGGTGTAA